A window from Myxococcus fulvus encodes these proteins:
- a CDS encoding Hsp70 family protein, with translation MSTAPILGIDFGTTNTSAAFFDKTGKLRLVPVTDKSFTLPSVVWFHAADKAIVGHAARRQIIDDPRHTVFGAKRFLGRRYQSEYVTQHKDKYAFELVEAPDGYTAVTMYGKQTSLTDVTHLVIKQILTLATHAAQEPFKECVLTVPAHASIRQREAVRQAAEMCGLNVRAIINEPTAAALYYANLRNPEQTVMVFDLGGGTFDATLLAVQNRVVKVLATGGDAFLGGANFDERIVELLVADFQRKHGLDLRGNQVVMQRLVFAAESAKMALSTRESTVLRVPCIAQKDGGFIDFDYTLTRKQLEEMVFQLIERTASACDDVLERARLKAEHIDELVLVGGQTRMPVIRQRFSHFKRLSSDKEVNPELGVAVGAAILGRNLARGITGLSDVVPMPIGIMVPGGAQHEVIPANTPVPATKSVTLELPLIPGPISVALFESLDTTTVDRELLGTVRIDLDWRTTHKGPTTLELRMGQDFVLAAALVSPQGTRHPLPITDLRAPKRAS, from the coding sequence ATGAGTACGGCCCCCATCCTCGGAATCGACTTCGGGACCACCAACACGTCGGCGGCCTTCTTCGACAAGACGGGCAAGCTGCGGCTGGTGCCGGTGACGGACAAGAGCTTCACGCTGCCCTCGGTGGTGTGGTTCCACGCGGCGGACAAGGCCATCGTCGGCCACGCGGCCCGGCGGCAGATCATCGACGACCCCCGGCACACCGTCTTCGGCGCCAAGCGCTTCCTGGGACGGCGCTACCAGTCCGAGTACGTCACCCAGCACAAGGACAAGTACGCCTTCGAGCTGGTGGAGGCGCCGGACGGCTACACCGCGGTGACGATGTACGGCAAGCAGACGTCGCTGACGGACGTCACCCACCTGGTCATCAAGCAGATCCTCACCCTGGCCACGCACGCGGCCCAAGAGCCCTTCAAGGAGTGCGTGCTCACGGTGCCCGCGCACGCGAGCATCCGCCAGCGCGAGGCGGTGCGGCAGGCCGCCGAGATGTGCGGCCTCAACGTGCGCGCCATCATCAACGAGCCGACGGCGGCGGCGCTCTACTACGCCAACCTGCGCAACCCCGAGCAGACGGTGATGGTGTTCGACCTGGGCGGCGGCACGTTCGACGCCACGCTGCTGGCGGTGCAGAACCGCGTGGTGAAGGTGCTGGCGACGGGCGGCGACGCGTTCCTGGGCGGCGCCAACTTCGACGAGCGCATCGTGGAGCTCTTGGTGGCGGACTTCCAGCGCAAGCACGGGCTGGATTTGCGCGGCAACCAGGTGGTGATGCAGCGGCTGGTCTTCGCCGCCGAGTCCGCGAAGATGGCGCTCAGCACGCGCGAGTCCACGGTGCTGCGCGTCCCCTGCATCGCGCAGAAGGACGGCGGCTTCATCGACTTCGACTACACGCTGACGCGCAAGCAGCTGGAGGAGATGGTGTTCCAGCTCATCGAGCGCACCGCGTCCGCGTGCGACGACGTGCTGGAGCGCGCCAGGCTCAAGGCGGAGCACATCGACGAGCTGGTGCTGGTGGGCGGCCAGACGCGCATGCCCGTCATCCGTCAGCGCTTCTCCCACTTCAAGCGGCTGTCCTCCGACAAGGAGGTCAACCCGGAGCTGGGCGTGGCGGTGGGCGCGGCCATCCTCGGGCGCAACCTGGCGCGCGGAATCACGGGCCTGTCGGACGTGGTGCCCATGCCCATCGGCATCATGGTGCCCGGCGGCGCCCAGCACGAGGTCATCCCCGCCAACACCCCCGTGCCCGCGACGAAGTCCGTGACGCTGGAGCTGCCCCTCATCCCCGGCCCCATCTCCGTCGCCCTCTTCGAGTCGCTCGACACCACCACCGTGGACCGCGAGCTGCTCGGCACCGTGCGCATCGATTTGGACTGGCGCACCACGCACAAGGGGCCCACCACCCTGGAGCTGCGCATGGGTCAGGACTTCGTCCTCGCCGCCGCCCTCGTCTCCCCCCAGGGCACCCGGCACCCGCTGCCGATCACCGATTTGCGCGCCCCCAAGCGCGCGTCCTGA
- a CDS encoding helix-turn-helix domain-containing protein produces the protein MPVKRTPKPPRPLDAIAVALRRERERADMSLSELARRADISKSTLSQLESGAGNPSIETLWALAVALGVPFSRLVDPPARQVRVIRAGEGAAIRSEQAHFTGIMLSACPPGARRDIYVITLEPGSARHAQAHIPGSVEHLIVSKGRLRAGPSDNPVELAPGDYATFPGDVPHLYEALAPHTVAVMVMEHV, from the coding sequence ATGCCGGTAAAACGAACGCCCAAGCCCCCTCGTCCGCTGGACGCCATCGCCGTCGCCCTGCGCCGGGAGCGTGAGCGCGCGGACATGTCCCTGTCGGAGCTCGCGCGCCGCGCGGACATCTCCAAGTCCACGCTGTCCCAGCTGGAGTCGGGCGCCGGCAACCCGAGCATCGAGACGCTCTGGGCCCTGGCCGTGGCGCTGGGGGTGCCCTTCAGCCGGCTGGTGGACCCGCCCGCTCGCCAGGTGCGCGTCATCCGCGCGGGCGAGGGCGCCGCCATCCGCTCCGAGCAGGCCCACTTCACCGGCATCATGCTGTCCGCCTGCCCGCCCGGCGCGCGGAGGGATATCTACGTCATCACCCTGGAGCCCGGCTCCGCCCGCCACGCCCAGGCCCACATCCCCGGCAGCGTCGAGCACCTCATCGTCAGCAAGGGTCGGCTGCGCGCGGGCCCCTCGGACAACCCGGTGGAGCTGGCCCCCGGTGACTACGCCACCTTCCCCGGCGACGTGCCCCACCTCTACGAGGCCCTCGCCCCCCACACCGTCGCCGTCATGGTGATGGAGCACGTGTAG
- a CDS encoding AzlC family ABC transporter permease, protein MANVDRVLVRDVGAVALASGVVGVSFGALAVAAGMSVWMALFMSVVVFAGGAQFVVVGMVAAGGSPAAAVLAGLLLNARHLPFGLAVADLLGKRWSTRLLGAHLMVDESVAFALSQREPGRRRAAYWLCGGMLFVGWNTGVVLGGWAGRVVGSSESLGLDAAFPACMVALLLPSLLPPKAQDAEVGARERAAKARKVALVGALIALVLTPWLPMGLPVILSILAVGVALR, encoded by the coding sequence ATGGCGAACGTGGACCGGGTGTTGGTGCGGGACGTGGGGGCGGTGGCGCTGGCGTCGGGCGTGGTGGGTGTGTCGTTCGGGGCGCTGGCGGTGGCGGCGGGGATGTCGGTGTGGATGGCGCTGTTCATGTCGGTGGTGGTGTTCGCGGGCGGCGCGCAGTTCGTGGTGGTGGGGATGGTGGCGGCGGGGGGCAGTCCGGCGGCGGCGGTGCTCGCGGGGCTGCTGCTCAACGCGCGGCATCTGCCCTTCGGGCTGGCGGTGGCGGACCTGTTGGGGAAGCGGTGGTCCACGCGGCTGTTGGGCGCGCACCTGATGGTGGACGAGTCGGTGGCCTTCGCCCTGTCGCAGCGGGAGCCGGGGCGGCGTCGGGCGGCCTACTGGCTGTGCGGCGGCATGTTGTTCGTGGGGTGGAACACGGGCGTGGTGCTGGGCGGCTGGGCGGGGCGCGTGGTGGGCAGCTCCGAGTCGCTCGGGCTCGACGCGGCGTTCCCCGCGTGCATGGTCGCGCTGCTGTTGCCGTCGCTGCTGCCGCCGAAGGCGCAGGACGCGGAAGTCGGCGCGAGGGAGCGGGCGGCGAAGGCGCGCAAGGTGGCGCTGGTGGGCGCGCTCATCGCGTTGGTGCTGACGCCGTGGCTGCCCATGGGGCTGCCGGTGATTCTGTCGATTCTCGCCGTGGGAGTGGCG